A stretch of DNA from Bacillus marinisedimentorum:
ACGGTCCAGCCGCCGGACTTGGCTTCAGCTTTGCTCTCGCCGCTGATTACCTGATTGCGAGCCCGCAGGCGAAATTCGCCATGAACTTCATCAAGATCGGCCTCATACCGGATGGCGGCGGCCACTTCTTTATGGATAAACGCCTGGGACCTGAAAAGGCGAAACGGATTATATGGGAAGGTAACAATATGGAAGCGGCAGAAGCGCTTGAAGCCGGATTGATTGATGAAATTGCAGGTGAGGATGTCCTGGACGCGGCCCGATCAAAGGCGGATGAATGGCTGAATCACCCGGTCCTGGCAATGATCGCCACAAAACAGATTATGTCCAATCTTAATGTTGAAAAACTTGACCGCGTTCTTGGCATGGAAAAAGTGAAACAATTGGAAATGCGAAGAACGGAAGATCACCAGGAAGGCATCACCGCTTTTTTGGGTAAGCGCAAACCGGAATATAAAGGGCGCTGAGAGCCGCTGTAGTGCCAACATTTCATTTATTGAAAAACGCCTTCCACACACTTCATCCAGTGTGTGGAAGGCGTTTTTAATAGTTAGGAGCTGTAGTCAGGAAAAATTGCCCTGTAAACGAGGGCGGCCCTGGAACCGTTTTATTCCGCTAAGCGGTTGCCATACACATTTCTTCTTTAACGTGAAGAGGAGTTAAACGCGACAAGTTCCCCTGCGGAAGAGGTGACGCGGTAGTTCCGTTTGTCGTACCCTTCATCCTCAATGCGGTTTTCACCTATTTGTTTTGCGTCATTATCATTTGGTGCTTCATATGTTTCCTCAAGCAGCTTTTCGCCGCTGTCATCAAAAACAGTAAGTGTATACGTCTTCATCTTTTACATCCCCTTTGTCGAAAATCGTCTAGTTAACATATTCGCAATCATTTCCTTTTTTCCTTCTTCTTCATTTAAAAAAATGAAACCTGAACTTCTGTGCAAACGTTATAATAGATATAGATGAGGAGGGACAATCATGACTCTGAAGATTGACCATGTAACAAAACGTTTCGGTTCATTTACAGCAGTTGACGATTTAACGATTGAAATACCTGAAAATAAGATATTCGGATTTCTTGGAGCTAATGGAGCAGGAAAGACGACAACATTCAGGATGATTCTTGGCTTGCTCAACAACAGCTCGGGGTCGATAACGTGGAATAACAAGCCGATCAATTATGAAACAAGTGACATGATCGGATATCTTCCTGAAGAGAGGGGTCTTTATCCGAAGCTTAAAGTACGGGAGCAATTCTTATATCTAGGGAAGCTGAAGGGAATGACAAAAAAAGATGTCATCCGCGAGGCTGAATACTGGCT
This window harbors:
- a CDS encoding enoyl-CoA hydratase codes for the protein MELLSETKTINLQKEGRILFLELNRPDVLNAMDVEMIHELNETMREIRERKEEILIITGSGRGFSAGGDIRTMLTEMDESQFDPVMDKISEMIRSLYTMPKLVISAIHGPAAGLGFSFALAADYLIASPQAKFAMNFIKIGLIPDGGGHFFMDKRLGPEKAKRIIWEGNNMEAAEALEAGLIDEIAGEDVLDAARSKADEWLNHPVLAMIATKQIMSNLNVEKLDRVLGMEKVKQLEMRRTEDHQEGITAFLGKRKPEYKGR
- a CDS encoding YhzD family protein, producing MKTYTLTVFDDSGEKLLEETYEAPNDNDAKQIGENRIEDEGYDKRNYRVTSSAGELVAFNSSSR